TAAGGTAATTCACCTTGCCAGCCATACCGGGTGCGCCGCTTCGAATACCACACCGCGACGCCGATGCCGATGATGATCGGCAGCAGCAGGAGCGGCCATTTCAGCCCCATGTCAGCACCGCCGTCCGCGCTGCGTCCACCACACTGGGTACCGTGCGGGGGTCCACCTCGTCGAACTGCCCCGGATAGGTCATGGTGAGTACGTTCAGGGCGGGACCGGCCAAGGGGCTCTGGGCGATGTCGGTGGCGGTCATCCGGCGCGCCTGGTAGCCGGTACGAAAGTCGATGAAATTACGGAAGATTCGGCTGATCTCGTGGAACGCCTCGCGGGTGGACAGCTGACCGTCCCGGTGTTGTTGCTCCACCTTGCTCAGTGATCTGGAGAACTTGAACCGAAGCACCCGGTGGCTGATGTCGCGAAGCACCGGGACCCGCCTCAGCACCTCGATCGGCAGTGTCCAGACGATCACGCCGACGATCCAGCCGATCACCAGCAGCACGAGCAGTGCCGCGCCGATGACCCACCACACCGAATAGGTCATCGGGGGAAACAGGAACTCGAGTGAATCGTGCATCAGCGCCGTCCCTCGCTCAGGACGGAAAGGGCCGGGGCGATGTCCGCGCGTGACGCGATCCGCACGCACGGGCTGTCGAGTTGCGCGATGAACGACTGCCATTCGGCCATCCGCGCGGCCTCGGCGCGACGGTAGGCATCGAGCACCTTGGCACCCAACACCGATGGTGTCAGCAGCGCTCGGCCGGTTCCGACGTCGAGTACCTCGTCGGCGGTGTGCGGCTGGCCGAGGATGTCTAGGTCTTCGATGAGAATCCAATGAATGGCGTTGCGCCCCCGCACTGTCATCGCGGCTGCGACGAGTTCCGGTGTGACCTGGGGTTGATCGCAGACGATGTAGATCGAGTACCGCTTGTCGAGGGTCCCGGCGACGAACTCCAGCTGCCTGACGATGTTGGACGGGTTACCGACCTCGATGGTGACGTGGCTGAGCAGGGTCAGTATCTGCTCGAGGTGGTCCTCGCCCGTCTTGCCCGGCTCGATGGACGATCCGCGGTCGTCGCCGTAGACCAGACTGAGCTTGTCCCCTTGAGCCGAGGCCACCAGTCCGACCGCTCCGAGGGAGAGGATCGCGAGGTCGCGCTTGCTCTCCCCGCTGGGGGCGACGGCGAGAAGATTCGCCCCGGTGTCGGCGATCAGCAGGAATTCCTGCGCCTTCTCGGCGACGTAGCGGCGGACCACAAGGTGGGTGTTGCGTGCCGACGCCTTCCAGTCGATGTCGCGGACGTCGTCGCCGAAGGTGTACTCGCGCAGGTCGACAAAGTCGTCGCTGCGGCCGAACTGCAGCGAGGTGTGGCCGCCCTCCAGCACCCGGTGCGAGCGCAGCCGCATCCCGACGGCCCTAGGGTCGAAGTTCAGTTGGGCGCGGACCCGGTTGAGAATGTCCCCCATCGTGGCTCGTTACGGCGTCGGCACGCGGTGCAGGATGCCGTCGACGAGATACTCCGGGGTGATGCCCTGGGCCGAGGCCTGGAACTTCAGGATGATCCGGTGCCGGAGAACACGTTTGGCGACAGCCTTGATGTCGTCGGGTACGGCGTACGGCCGGCCTTCGAGCAGGGCGTGGGCGCAGGCAGCGCGACACAGTGCGATGGTGGCGCGGGGACTGGCGCCGAACTGGATGAGATCGGCGAGCTGTGGCTCCAGATAGTTCTTGGGGTGTCGGGTCGCGTTCACGATGTAGCTGGCGTACCGGACGATCGAACGGTCGATGAACACCCGCTTGAACATGGTCTGCAGCCACAGCACCCGCTGGGTGTCGAGTTGCCCGTTGCCGGCTTCCGGATGCGCGTCGAACACCCCGCCGGCGATTCGGGCGACGACCTCCTCTTCCTCCTCGGCCGTGGGGTAGGTGAGGATGTCCTTCAACATGAAGCGGTCCATCTGCGCTTCGGAGAGCTGGTAGGTGCCCTCCTGATCGATGGGGTTCTGAGTGGCAAGTACCAGGAACGGGTTCGGCAGCGGGTAAACCGTTCCGCCGATCGTGGTCTGACGCTCCTCCATGGCTTCCAGCATCGCGCTCTGAGTTTTCGCCGAGGACCGGTTGATCTCGTCCAGCAACACGATGTTGGCGTGCACAGGGCCGAACGAGACCTTGAACTCCCCATTCTTCTGGTCCCAGATCTGACCGCCGGTGATATCGCTGGGCAGCAGATCCGGGGTGCACTGGATTCGCTGGAAACGCGCGGCCAGACTCTCCGCGAGTGTTTTCGCCGCGGTGGTCTTGGCCAGACCCGGAACACTTTCGAGCAGCACGTGGCCGGAGGCGATGAGGCCGATCAGCAGCGATTGCTGCAGAGTCTTCTGCCCGACGATCTTGGCCGACAGGGCGTTTTGCAGGTATTGGACCATCCCGCCGACCCGTTGTAGGTCCTCATGGGACAGCTGAGGTCCGGACAACTGCATGCGTATCCCCCATCGAAGCGCGCTAGATGTCGATCGAGCCTAACAACGGTCAAGCCTGGGCGGATACACCAAAATAATTTGCCCACCGACCCCGGGGATCGGTGGGCAAATGGTGGGTGAACTCCGGTGCTACCGCCTGAACAACTTGTTGCCCAACCACACAATCGGGTCATACTTCCGGTCGGCAACCCGTTCCTTCATCGGGATCAGCGCGTTGTCGGTGATCTTGATGTTCTCCGGGCACACCTCGGTGCAGCACTTGGTGATGTTGCAGTAGCCGAGCCCGAACTCGTCCTGGGCCATGTCCCTGCGATCCAGGACGTCGAGCGGGTGCATGTCCAACTCTGCGATCCGCATGTGGAACCGCGGGCCGGCGAAGGCCTCCTTGTTCTCCTCGTGGTCACGCACCACGTGGCAGACGTTCTGGCACAGGAAGCACTCGATGCACTTGCGGAATTCCTGGCTGCGGTTCACGTCCTCCTGCTGCATGCGGTACTCCCCGGGCTGCAGATCCTTGGGGGGCGTGAACGACGGTATCTGGCGCGCCTTTTCGTAGTTGAAAGACACGTCGGTGACCAGGTCGCGCATCACCGGGAAGGTCCGTAACGGCGTCACAGTGACGGTTTCGGACGGGTCGAAGGTCGACATCCGGGTCATGCACATCAGCCGCGGACGGCCGTTGATCTCCGCAGAGCATGACCCGCACTTGCCTGCCTTGCAGTTCCACCGGACCGCCAGGTCCGGCGTCTGGGTGGCCTGCAACCGGTGGATGATGTCGAGCACTACCTCACCGTCATTGACCTCGACGGTGTAGTCCTGCAGTCCGCCTCCGGTGTCGTCGCCGCGCCAGACCCGCAGCTTGGCGTTGTAGGCACTCATGATCAGCCCTTCCGATCCGGGTGTTCGGCCAGTTCTTGTGCGGTGTAATACTTTTCGAGTTCAGACAGCTCGAACGTGGCCAGCAGGTCCTCCCTCATGGGCAACTGCGACTCGGGTGTCACCGTCACGTCCGGCACTACCTGATCGTCGCCCGTCGCGCGGCACACCAGCAGGGTGTTGCGCCAGTTGGGATCCATGTCCGGGTAGTCGTCGCGGGTATGCCCGCCACGGCTTTCGGTGCGGGCCAGGGCCGCCTTGGCGACGCACTCGCTGACCAGCAGCATGTTGCGCATGTCGATGGCCAGATGCCAGCCCGGGTTGAACACGCGACCGCCCTCGACGCTGACGTGGTGCACCCGGGTCCGCAGCTCGGCGAGCTTGGCCAGTGCCTCCTCGATCTCGTCTGCCTTGCGGATGATGCCGACCAGGTCGTTCATGCACTGCTGCAGCTCGGCGTGCAGGGTGTACGGATTCTCCGGGTTGGCGTGCGATTCGAACGGAGACAACGCCAACTCGGTGGCCTCGACGATCGCGGCCTCCGAAACCGTGGGCCGCTCCGACAGTGCCGCCACGTAATCGGCGGCACCGAGCCCGGCCCGCCGACCGAACACCAGCAGGTCCGAAAGCGAGTTTCCGCCAAGGCGATTGGAACCGTGCATGCCGCCCGAGCACTCACCCGCCGCGAACAGGCCGGGGGTGGCCGCGCCGCCGGTGTCGGGGTCCACCTCGATACCACCCATGACGTAGTGACAGGTGGGGCCGACTTCCATCTCGTCCTTGGTGATGTCGACCTCGGCCAGCTCCATGAACTGGTGGTACATCGACGGCAGCCGGCGCTTGATCTCCTCGGTGGGCATGCGCGAGGCGATGTCGAGGTACACGCCGCCGTGTGGCGACCCGCGACCTGCTTTCACCTCGGAGTTGATGGCGCGGGCCACCTCGTCGCGGGGGAGTAGGTCAGGGGTGCGTCGGGCGGAATCGTTGTCCTTGAGCCACTGGTCGGCTTCTTCCTCGGTCTCGGCGTACTGGCCCTTGAACACCGCGGGGATGTAGTCGAACATGAACCGCTTGCCCTCGGAGTTCTTGAGCACGCCGCCGTCGCCGCGAACACCTTCGGTGACCAGGATGCCCTTCACGGACAACGGCCAGACCATGCCGGTCGGGTGGAACTGGATGAACTCCATGTTGATCAGTCCCGACCCGGCGCGCAGCGCCAGGGCGTGGCCGTCGCCGGTGTACTCCCACGAGTTCGACGACACCTTGAACGATTTGCCGATACCGCCGGTGGCCAACACGACCGCAGGTGCCTCGAACAGCACGAAGTTGCCGGTCTCGCGGTAGTACCCGAAGGCGCCGGCGATCCGATCGCCATCTTTGATCAGTTCGGTGATCGAGCACTCGTGGAAGACCTTGATCCGCGCCTCGTAGTCCCCGAGTTCGGCCTTGTCCTCCTGCTGCAGCGAGACGATCTTCTGCTGCAGCGTGCGGATGATCTCCAGGCCGGTGCGGTCGCCGACGTGGGCCAGCCGCGGGTAGGTGTGGCCGCCGAAGTTGCGCTGGCTGATCTTGCCGTCTTTGGTGCGGTCGAACAGCGCGCCGTAGGTTTCCAGCTCCCACACCCGGTCCGGGGCTTCCTGCGCGTGCAGTTCGGCCATCCGCCAGTTGTTGAGGAACTTGCCGCCGCGCATGGTGTCACCGAAGTGCACCTGCCAGGAGTCCTTGGTGTTGACGTTGCGCATGGCCGCCGCGCACCCGCCCTCGGCCATCACGGTGTGGGCCTTGCCGAACAACGACTTGGTCACCACCGCCACCCGCAGGCCACGTTCGCGGGCCTCGATCACCGCGCGTAGACCCGCTCCGCCGGCACCGATCACGACGACGTCGTAAGTGTGCCGTTCCAACTCGCCCATGAAAATCCCCACTCGCCCTTTCGCGTGTATGTACTTGCCGGCCAACGAATTACGTTGGGCGACTCAGCCGATGAACCTGAGATCGGAGATGGTGCCGCTGGCGACCAACATGATGTAGAAGTCGGTGAGGACCAGGGTGCCCAGCGTGATCCAGGCGAAGAGCATGTGGCGGGTGTTGAGTTTGCTCACCTGTGTCCACATCCAGTAGCGGACAGGGTGTTTGGAGAAGTGCTTGAGGCGGCCGCCGGTGACGTGCCGGCACGAGTGGCAGGACACCGTGTAGATCCACAGCAGGATGACATTGCCGACCAGAACGAGATTGCCGAGACCGAATCCGAAGCCCGACGGAGAATGGAATGCCACGATTGCGTCGTAGGTGTTGAGCACCGAGATGAGCACTGCGGCGTAGAAGAAGTACCGGTGCAGGTTCTGCATGATCAGCGGAAGACGGGTCTCCCCGGTGTATTTCGCGTGTGGCTCGGCCACCGCACATGCGGTCGGGGACTGCCACACCGAGCGGTAGTACGCCTTGCGGTAGTAGTAGCACGTCAGCCGGAAGGCCAACAGGAACGGCAGCGAGATGAACGCCATCGGGATGAACCAGGGCAGCTCGCCCACCCATTGTCCGAGGTGGCTCGATCCGGGCGCGCAGGCCGTGCTGATGCACGGTGAATAGAAGGGCGTCAGGTAGTGGTAGTCCTCAACCCAGTACGCGCTTCCCCAGAACGCCCGGACCGTCGCATAGATGACGAATGCCGCGAGCCCCAGATTGGTCAATAGTGGTGCCTGCCACCACCGGTCGGTCCGTAGGGTGCGTTGAGGGATCTGTGCTCGTGTGGACGAGAAGACCCCGGTCGCGCGACGGTCAGCGGTGGGTGCGCTCACGGTTCCCTTTCTGAGGTTCAGTTGTTTCGTCGGGCGTCAACGCCCGTGAGCTCAGCGATATCCGCCGAGACCCTCGTCCGCGACGTCCTGCCAGAACTCGCGTCCGTATTGGGTGTCGGGGATGCCGATCTTCTCGCGGGCCTGTTGTTGGCGGGTCACGCCGTGACGCATCTCCAACTCTTCGGCGTCGATGTCCAACCGGTCGATATCGTTGAGGATCCGCTCGGCGTCGTTCATCACGCGGCGCATGGCGGGGGAATCCCCGTACTTCGACGCCAACGTGGTGACACAGCGACGCATGTCGCCGATCAGGTTGTGAAGTTCAGAGAACTCGGTGGTGGTGGACAAGTGACCTCCTCGGGCTGAAGGTGTCAGGGCTCACAGTACGACACCCAATGCTAGCCACATCACGATCGAGACGTGATGCGCATCACGTCTTGCGGGCCGTGTCGAGGCGCTCGTGAAGAGGC
The window above is part of the Mycolicibacterium fortuitum subsp. fortuitum genome. Proteins encoded here:
- a CDS encoding succinate dehydrogenase/fumarate reductase iron-sulfur subunit, translating into MSAYNAKLRVWRGDDTGGGLQDYTVEVNDGEVVLDIIHRLQATQTPDLAVRWNCKAGKCGSCSAEINGRPRLMCMTRMSTFDPSETVTVTPLRTFPVMRDLVTDVSFNYEKARQIPSFTPPKDLQPGEYRMQQEDVNRSQEFRKCIECFLCQNVCHVVRDHEENKEAFAGPRFHMRIAELDMHPLDVLDRRDMAQDEFGLGYCNITKCCTEVCPENIKITDNALIPMKERVADRKYDPIVWLGNKLFRR
- a CDS encoding AAA family ATPase, with amino-acid sequence MQLSGPQLSHEDLQRVGGMVQYLQNALSAKIVGQKTLQQSLLIGLIASGHVLLESVPGLAKTTAAKTLAESLAARFQRIQCTPDLLPSDITGGQIWDQKNGEFKVSFGPVHANIVLLDEINRSSAKTQSAMLEAMEERQTTIGGTVYPLPNPFLVLATQNPIDQEGTYQLSEAQMDRFMLKDILTYPTAEEEEEVVARIAGGVFDAHPEAGNGQLDTQRVLWLQTMFKRVFIDRSIVRYASYIVNATRHPKNYLEPQLADLIQFGASPRATIALCRAACAHALLEGRPYAVPDDIKAVAKRVLRHRIILKFQASAQGITPEYLVDGILHRVPTP
- a CDS encoding fumarate reductase/succinate dehydrogenase flavoprotein subunit, with protein sequence MGELERHTYDVVVIGAGGAGLRAVIEARERGLRVAVVTKSLFGKAHTVMAEGGCAAAMRNVNTKDSWQVHFGDTMRGGKFLNNWRMAELHAQEAPDRVWELETYGALFDRTKDGKISQRNFGGHTYPRLAHVGDRTGLEIIRTLQQKIVSLQQEDKAELGDYEARIKVFHECSITELIKDGDRIAGAFGYYRETGNFVLFEAPAVVLATGGIGKSFKVSSNSWEYTGDGHALALRAGSGLINMEFIQFHPTGMVWPLSVKGILVTEGVRGDGGVLKNSEGKRFMFDYIPAVFKGQYAETEEEADQWLKDNDSARRTPDLLPRDEVARAINSEVKAGRGSPHGGVYLDIASRMPTEEIKRRLPSMYHQFMELAEVDITKDEMEVGPTCHYVMGGIEVDPDTGGAATPGLFAAGECSGGMHGSNRLGGNSLSDLLVFGRRAGLGAADYVAALSERPTVSEAAIVEATELALSPFESHANPENPYTLHAELQQCMNDLVGIIRKADEIEEALAKLAELRTRVHHVSVEGGRVFNPGWHLAIDMRNMLLVSECVAKAALARTESRGGHTRDDYPDMDPNWRNTLLVCRATGDDQVVPDVTVTPESQLPMREDLLATFELSELEKYYTAQELAEHPDRKG
- a CDS encoding DUF58 domain-containing protein; amino-acid sequence: MGDILNRVRAQLNFDPRAVGMRLRSHRVLEGGHTSLQFGRSDDFVDLREYTFGDDVRDIDWKASARNTHLVVRRYVAEKAQEFLLIADTGANLLAVAPSGESKRDLAILSLGAVGLVASAQGDKLSLVYGDDRGSSIEPGKTGEDHLEQILTLLSHVTIEVGNPSNIVRQLEFVAGTLDKRYSIYIVCDQPQVTPELVAAAMTVRGRNAIHWILIEDLDILGQPHTADEVLDVGTGRALLTPSVLGAKVLDAYRRAEAARMAEWQSFIAQLDSPCVRIASRADIAPALSVLSEGRR